One window of the Thermodesulfomicrobium sp. WS genome contains the following:
- a CDS encoding 2-oxoacid:acceptor oxidoreductase subunit alpha, whose amino-acid sequence MPVSCNLIIGGAAGQGLDSAALMLARALVRSGWFVLAAQHVMSRVRGGHNNVRLRIAAEPIEAPADTFHLLAAMTEESVALHRGRLAPGAAILADSAWKLPAEAGLLEVPFHDLARRPVFQNTVLLGVISAFLGLEESVLAELLREQFAAKGEDTVAANLEALHNGRQWGEAAGVRLPMPDPAPAAQPRLVVNGNQAACLGAVAAGVGFCGYYPMSPSTSLSEALAWAGADAGIVVEQAEDEIAAANMAVGAAYGGARAIVPTSGGGFALMTEAVSLAGVMEAPVVFFVAQRSGPATGLPTRTEQADLDLVLYAGHGEFPRAVLAPDGPESLFRLTYQAFAMAERAQTPVFVLSDEFLADGLFTAAPFSVEGLPPITEPDLSDTDPEGYERYSLRMGPVPPRRIPGAGRSLVLWDSHEHEPSGHITESAEIRVAQQNRRLHKLSVLKEQVVPPTYHGPENPDTLLVSWGSPNGAVRETVSTHEGPGTLAALTFTQVWPLIPETFLPYLTAARRVVVVEGNSTGQFARLLTWAAGFSTPHAIRRYDGRAMTVQYIRQGLRSLLEE is encoded by the coding sequence GTGCCTGTGTCCTGTAATCTCATCATAGGTGGCGCCGCGGGCCAGGGGTTGGACTCTGCGGCCCTGATGCTGGCAAGGGCGCTCGTGCGCTCAGGGTGGTTCGTCCTGGCGGCCCAGCACGTCATGAGCCGGGTGCGCGGCGGCCACAACAACGTCCGGCTGCGCATCGCCGCAGAGCCCATCGAGGCCCCGGCGGATACCTTTCACCTCCTTGCGGCCATGACCGAAGAATCCGTGGCGCTGCATCGGGGCCGGCTTGCGCCCGGGGCGGCGATCCTGGCCGATAGTGCCTGGAAGCTGCCTGCCGAGGCCGGTCTTCTGGAGGTCCCGTTTCATGATCTGGCCCGCCGTCCGGTATTCCAGAATACCGTGCTCTTGGGGGTGATCTCGGCGTTTCTGGGCCTTGAGGAATCGGTCCTGGCGGAGCTTTTGCGCGAGCAGTTCGCTGCCAAAGGTGAAGACACGGTGGCCGCCAATCTCGAGGCCTTGCACAACGGCCGCCAGTGGGGCGAGGCGGCGGGGGTGCGACTTCCCATGCCTGATCCCGCCCCGGCAGCGCAGCCGCGGTTGGTGGTGAACGGTAATCAGGCGGCCTGTCTGGGTGCCGTGGCCGCAGGGGTGGGGTTTTGCGGCTACTACCCCATGAGTCCGTCCACGTCGTTGTCCGAGGCCCTGGCCTGGGCCGGGGCGGATGCCGGCATCGTGGTGGAGCAGGCCGAGGACGAGATCGCTGCGGCCAACATGGCCGTGGGCGCGGCCTACGGTGGGGCGCGGGCCATTGTGCCCACCTCGGGAGGCGGCTTTGCCCTCATGACCGAGGCCGTGAGCCTGGCCGGGGTCATGGAAGCGCCGGTGGTGTTCTTTGTGGCCCAGCGCTCAGGCCCGGCCACCGGGCTTCCCACCCGCACCGAACAGGCGGATTTGGACCTGGTGCTCTATGCAGGGCACGGAGAGTTTCCCCGGGCGGTTTTGGCCCCGGATGGCCCGGAGAGCCTCTTCCGGCTCACCTACCAGGCCTTTGCCATGGCCGAACGCGCCCAGACGCCGGTGTTCGTGCTTTCCGATGAGTTTTTGGCCGATGGGCTCTTTACCGCAGCGCCTTTTTCCGTGGAGGGGCTGCCGCCGATCACCGAGCCGGACCTCTCCGACACCGACCCTGAGGGGTATGAACGCTATAGCCTGCGCATGGGCCCGGTGCCGCCGCGGCGCATCCCCGGCGCCGGCAGATCCCTGGTACTCTGGGACTCCCACGAGCACGAGCCAAGCGGCCATATCACCGAATCGGCGGAAATCCGCGTGGCCCAGCAGAATCGGCGGCTCCACAAGCTTTCGGTGCTCAAGGAACAGGTGGTCCCGCCCACCTATCACGGCCCAGAAAACCCGGATACGCTGCTGGTGTCCTGGGGAAGCCCCAACGGTGCGGTGCGCGAGACCGTAAGCACCCATGAGGGGCCGGGCACACTGGCCGCCCTCACCTTTACCCAAGTATGGCCGCTCATTCCCGAGACCTTCCTGCCGTATCTCACGGCAGCGCGCCGCGTGGTGGTGGTGGAAGGCAACAGCACCGGACAGTTTGCCCGGCTGCTCACCTGGGCGGCGGGCTTTTCGACGCCGCACGCCATCCGGCGCTACGATGGCCGGGCCATGACGGTACAGTATATTCGTCAGGGGCTGCGTTCCCTGCTGGAGGAATAA
- the secG gene encoding preprotein translocase subunit SecG: MNPLIVTIHILACITLVVLVLLQSGKEGMGVIFGGGSSSLFGASGAGGLLGKITAGAAVVFFLTTMTFTYLSAQQHTKPKESVVLEAPVTPEPQTPVPTAPGPAAPTPAQ, from the coding sequence GTGAACCCACTTATCGTGACGATTCATATTCTTGCCTGCATCACCTTGGTGGTGCTGGTGCTGTTGCAATCGGGCAAAGAAGGCATGGGCGTGATCTTTGGCGGGGGCAGTTCTTCGCTTTTCGGCGCTTCCGGCGCTGGGGGCCTTTTGGGCAAGATTACCGCCGGGGCGGCAGTGGTCTTCTTCCTCACCACCATGACCTTTACGTATCTCAGTGCCCAGCAGCACACCAAACCCAAGGAATCCGTGGTGCTGGAGGCCCCGGTCACCCCGGAGCCCCAGACTCCCGTGCCCACCGCGCCTGGGCCCGCCGCGCCCACACCGGCGCAGTAA
- the tpiA gene encoding triose-phosphate isomerase, translated as MPKLIAANWKMYKTLAEAETTARELAATLASRIPAGREVLVCPVFVHLPALARTLQGADIRLGAQDLYPAKEGAFTGEVAPRQLLDVGCTYALVGHSERRHVLGESDAFVAQKTAFGLGEGLQIILCIGETLDERRAGQLETVLARQITSAVARIPQDGAARLTIAYEPVWAIGTGEVATLEDIHAAHAVVRRLLAESLGEAGRSVRILYGGSVKPDNAGAILGLDNVDGVLVGGASLEASSFSKIVLA; from the coding sequence ATGCCGAAACTCATCGCTGCCAATTGGAAGATGTACAAGACCTTGGCCGAGGCCGAGACTACGGCCCGGGAACTGGCCGCCACCCTTGCCAGCCGCATCCCTGCGGGGCGCGAGGTGCTGGTCTGCCCGGTCTTTGTGCACCTGCCTGCCTTGGCCAGGACCCTGCAGGGGGCAGACATCCGGCTTGGCGCGCAAGATCTGTACCCCGCCAAGGAAGGGGCCTTTACCGGTGAGGTGGCGCCGCGCCAGCTTCTGGATGTGGGCTGCACCTATGCCCTGGTGGGGCATTCGGAGCGTCGGCATGTGCTTGGCGAAAGCGACGCCTTCGTGGCGCAGAAGACCGCCTTTGGCCTGGGGGAGGGACTTCAGATCATCTTGTGCATCGGCGAGACCTTGGACGAGCGCCGAGCCGGGCAACTGGAAACCGTGCTCGCGCGGCAGATCACCTCTGCCGTGGCGCGTATCCCTCAGGATGGGGCGGCGCGGCTCACCATTGCCTACGAGCCGGTGTGGGCCATTGGCACTGGGGAAGTCGCCACCCTGGAGGACATCCACGCCGCCCACGCCGTGGTGCGGCGCCTACTTGCGGAGAGCTTGGGTGAGGCAGGCCGCAGCGTGCGTATCCTGTATGGCGGCTCCGTCAAGCCGGACAACGCCGGCGCCATTCTTGGACTTGACAATGTGGATGGCGTCCTCGTAGGCGGCGCGAGCCTTGAGGCGTCAAGTTTTAGCAAAATCGTTTTGGCCTGA
- a CDS encoding phosphoglycerate kinase, which translates to MLFLQDVSLAGARVLLRVDYNVPLKDGHIVDDNRIVQSLPTVRHILDAGASLIICSHLGRPKGAVDPAFSLAPVAERLSALVNRPVELVPEVVGPQTSSRAAQLRPGEILMLENLRFHPGETKNDPEFSRQLASLATVYVNDAFGASHRAHASVVGVTEFVDVCCGGLLLEKEWRYLGEALKDPKRPFVAVIGGAKVSTKLGILHNLLSRVDALIVVGAMANTFRKAQGFAVGTSLVEDDLVEEAAQIMLAAKERGVRFYLPVDYIVGTDPKATTPLGVCTYQDVPDNAMVLDSGPASHTLFSEVVRDAGTVVWNGPLGAFENPVFAQGTENFCRVVAALPGLTIVGGGDTNVVIQRLGLTEKFSFISTGGGAFLEFLEGKTLPAFAALEAKARR; encoded by the coding sequence ATGTTGTTTTTGCAGGACGTTTCTCTGGCCGGTGCGCGGGTGCTCCTTCGCGTGGACTACAATGTACCGCTCAAAGACGGTCACATTGTTGACGACAATCGCATCGTGCAAAGCCTTCCCACGGTGCGGCACATTCTTGATGCCGGAGCGAGCCTCATCATCTGCTCGCATTTGGGCCGCCCCAAAGGGGCCGTGGATCCAGCCTTTTCCCTCGCCCCGGTGGCTGAGCGCCTGAGCGCGCTTGTCAATCGGCCCGTGGAGCTCGTCCCGGAAGTGGTGGGACCGCAGACGAGCAGCCGGGCGGCACAGCTTCGCCCCGGTGAGATCCTCATGCTGGAAAACCTGCGTTTCCATCCTGGGGAAACCAAAAACGACCCGGAATTCAGCCGGCAATTGGCATCGCTTGCCACGGTGTACGTCAATGACGCCTTTGGGGCCTCGCACCGGGCCCATGCCTCGGTGGTAGGGGTGACGGAGTTTGTGGACGTGTGCTGCGGTGGATTGCTGCTGGAAAAGGAGTGGCGCTATCTCGGCGAGGCCCTCAAGGACCCCAAGCGGCCCTTCGTGGCCGTCATCGGCGGGGCCAAGGTTTCCACCAAGCTGGGGATCCTCCACAATCTCCTTTCCCGGGTGGACGCGCTCATCGTGGTGGGCGCCATGGCGAACACCTTCCGCAAGGCCCAGGGCTTTGCCGTGGGGACTTCATTGGTGGAAGACGACCTGGTGGAGGAGGCCGCGCAGATCATGCTCGCGGCCAAGGAGCGTGGGGTGCGTTTCTATCTGCCCGTGGACTACATCGTGGGCACCGACCCCAAGGCCACGACCCCGCTTGGGGTGTGCACCTATCAGGACGTCCCGGACAACGCCATGGTCCTGGACAGTGGTCCGGCTTCGCACACCTTGTTCTCCGAGGTGGTGCGGGATGCGGGCACTGTGGTGTGGAACGGTCCTTTAGGGGCTTTTGAGAATCCGGTCTTTGCCCAGGGCACGGAGAATTTCTGTCGCGTGGTGGCAGCGCTTCCGGGCCTCACCATTGTAGGCGGTGGAGACACCAATGTCGTCATCCAACGCCTCGGCTTGACCGAAAAATTTTCCTTCATTTCCACCGGTGGCGGGGCGTTTTTGGAGTTTCTCGAAGGCAAGACCCTGCCGGCCTTTGCCGCCCTGGAAGCCAAAGCCCGCCGCTAA
- a CDS encoding PEP/pyruvate-binding domain-containing protein — translation MDMEQTEALKAQLVLTGKDIVAIGEEAELLVGGKNYNTAIISTIDGIRAPQFRAISSIAFHKILDETKVNAAVVRATVDRAYESVDWSSPEVNKDAGFLQKFVRRIAQEIREHPKRHEGTLIRLRTFVNNVVEGFAVSPEGIDQLRKRSVLVQAAILSVDLPKEVEMAVRQAYQDICREAGLENEPVAVRSSAAGEDSRKKAFAGLQDTYLNIVGENDVVQAYHWDCASAYNLRSMTYRREAILDAVARAEQTGDDSIAIKAKQEWAIENTSLSVCIMRMINPVISGTAFSADTATGCRGTSRNDLVSIDASYGLGEAVVSGMVTPDKFYVYQREDGQEVVIRFMGCKDKRIVYKESGKGTKVEPVPEEMVYRWSLSLAQAEAVAKGVRRISQAYGGMIMDSEFCIDQWDRLWFVQARPETRWNEELEKHPHSIFMRRKEVDPTALSRAEVLLEGNGASRGAGQGKVRFLRSALELNKINKGDVLAADRTDPDMVPGMRIASAILADAGGDTSHAAITSRELGIPAVIGIKRLEKLRALDGHEVTVDGSRGKVYRGILPLVEVGGEIDVSKLPPTKTKIGLILADVGQSMFLSRLRDVPDFEVGLLRAEFMLGNIGVHPLALEAYDRGTLQQTVQAKLAEMEQDLTKLLAEQMASGIATLDIKLRAYVGMVTELSRQMEELTEREGSKGTDEVLALHRQLRELDKRLDVHLEYATQRLETLKTSNDLATHVAIIMGYADELESLGSDPASQRRRAEIEESIQAQVARIKDDPMVQDVLARITALREDVARKAGLAQEMEFVRTLPQKIAEILRSRGVRSGKELYVQGLSQGLALFAMAFHGRPIVYRTTDYKTNEYRNLLGGSLFEAYEDNPMLGYRGVSRQVHDWEIEAFKLARGVYGGTNLHLMLPFVRTLEEARSMKRYLAQVHNLRSGDQGLKLILMSEIPSNAILAKEFIKEFDGFSIGSNDMTQLVLGTDRDNSRLRHIYDEEDPAVVWAILTTIFTGQKYGKKIGFCGQGVSNSKIVRGLVCIAGIVSASVVPDTYQQTKFDVAEVEAENIPVERLGAWISEQHLARLHTLMQENHYGHILKKNTSAADLMDWYEGELARLHEQLQNHLGTMKEDFYRQELNSFRRIFHKPVIYANWDWARTVEDALHQAGFASFAEQAEALARQRETQW, via the coding sequence ATGGATATGGAACAGACAGAGGCCCTGAAGGCCCAGCTGGTGCTCACCGGCAAGGATATCGTTGCCATTGGTGAGGAGGCCGAGCTTCTCGTTGGCGGAAAAAACTACAACACCGCCATCATCAGTACCATCGACGGTATTCGTGCGCCGCAATTTCGGGCCATTTCTTCCATCGCTTTCCATAAAATCCTTGACGAGACCAAGGTCAATGCTGCGGTGGTGCGCGCCACGGTGGACCGTGCGTATGAGTCCGTGGATTGGTCCTCGCCGGAGGTGAACAAGGACGCCGGTTTCTTGCAGAAGTTCGTCCGCCGCATTGCCCAGGAGATTCGCGAACATCCCAAGCGCCATGAAGGCACGCTCATCCGCCTGCGCACCTTCGTCAACAACGTGGTGGAGGGATTTGCGGTTTCTCCCGAAGGCATCGATCAACTGCGCAAGCGCTCGGTGCTGGTGCAGGCCGCCATCCTTTCCGTGGATTTGCCCAAGGAAGTGGAAATGGCGGTGCGTCAGGCCTATCAGGATATCTGCCGGGAGGCGGGGCTGGAGAACGAGCCCGTGGCGGTGCGCTCCTCTGCCGCGGGAGAGGACAGCCGCAAAAAGGCCTTTGCCGGTCTTCAGGATACCTATCTCAATATCGTGGGTGAAAACGACGTGGTGCAGGCCTACCACTGGGATTGCGCCTCGGCGTACAACCTGCGCTCCATGACCTACCGCCGTGAGGCCATCTTGGATGCCGTGGCCCGGGCGGAACAGACCGGCGACGACTCCATTGCCATCAAGGCCAAGCAGGAGTGGGCCATCGAGAATACGTCTCTGTCGGTGTGCATCATGCGCATGATCAACCCGGTGATCTCGGGTACCGCCTTTTCCGCGGACACGGCCACCGGTTGCCGCGGCACCAGCCGCAATGACTTGGTCTCCATCGACGCCAGCTACGGTCTGGGCGAGGCGGTGGTGAGCGGCATGGTGACTCCGGACAAATTTTACGTGTACCAGCGCGAAGACGGCCAGGAAGTGGTCATCCGCTTCATGGGCTGCAAAGACAAGCGCATCGTGTACAAAGAGTCGGGCAAGGGCACCAAGGTGGAGCCTGTGCCCGAGGAGATGGTCTACCGCTGGTCCCTTTCGCTTGCCCAGGCCGAGGCCGTGGCCAAGGGGGTGCGCCGCATCAGTCAGGCCTACGGCGGTATGATCATGGATTCGGAGTTCTGCATCGACCAGTGGGATCGGTTGTGGTTCGTGCAGGCCCGGCCTGAGACCCGCTGGAACGAGGAGTTGGAAAAGCATCCGCACTCCATCTTCATGCGCCGCAAGGAAGTGGACCCCACGGCTTTGTCCCGGGCCGAAGTGCTGCTGGAGGGCAATGGCGCCTCCCGCGGCGCAGGCCAGGGCAAGGTGCGGTTTTTGCGCTCCGCCCTGGAGCTCAACAAGATCAACAAGGGCGACGTGCTCGCCGCAGACCGCACCGACCCGGACATGGTGCCGGGCATGCGCATCGCCTCGGCCATTTTGGCCGATGCCGGCGGGGACACCAGCCACGCGGCCATCACCTCGCGCGAGTTGGGCATTCCGGCGGTTATCGGCATCAAGCGTCTCGAAAAGCTGCGGGCCTTGGACGGTCATGAGGTGACGGTGGATGGCTCGCGCGGCAAGGTGTACCGGGGGATTTTGCCCTTGGTGGAAGTGGGCGGGGAAATCGATGTGAGCAAACTCCCGCCCACCAAGACCAAGATCGGCCTGATCCTTGCCGATGTGGGCCAATCCATGTTCCTCTCCCGTCTGCGCGACGTGCCGGATTTCGAAGTGGGGCTGCTGCGGGCCGAGTTCATGCTCGGCAATATCGGCGTGCATCCCTTGGCGCTGGAGGCCTACGACCGGGGGACTTTGCAGCAGACGGTCCAGGCCAAGCTCGCGGAGATGGAACAAGACCTCACCAAGCTGCTTGCCGAGCAGATGGCTTCGGGCATTGCCACGTTGGATATCAAGCTGCGGGCCTATGTGGGCATGGTGACCGAGCTCTCCCGCCAAATGGAGGAGCTCACGGAACGGGAAGGTTCCAAAGGCACGGACGAGGTGCTCGCCTTGCACCGCCAGCTGCGCGAGCTCGACAAACGTTTGGATGTGCATTTGGAGTACGCCACCCAGCGCCTGGAGACCCTCAAGACCTCCAATGACTTGGCGACCCACGTGGCCATCATCATGGGCTATGCCGACGAGTTGGAATCCTTGGGGAGCGACCCGGCTTCCCAGCGCCGTCGCGCCGAGATCGAAGAGAGCATCCAGGCCCAGGTGGCGCGCATCAAAGACGATCCCATGGTGCAGGATGTCCTAGCGCGCATTACCGCCTTGCGCGAGGACGTGGCGCGCAAGGCGGGACTTGCCCAGGAGATGGAGTTCGTGCGCACCTTGCCCCAGAAGATCGCAGAAATCTTGCGTTCCCGTGGGGTGCGCAGCGGCAAGGAGCTCTATGTCCAGGGCCTTTCTCAGGGGCTGGCGCTTTTTGCCATGGCCTTCCACGGCCGGCCCATCGTCTACCGCACCACGGACTACAAGACCAACGAATACCGCAACCTCTTGGGCGGCTCCCTGTTCGAGGCCTACGAGGACAACCCCATGCTCGGCTACCGCGGCGTGTCCCGCCAGGTGCACGATTGGGAGATCGAGGCCTTCAAGCTGGCCCGCGGGGTGTACGGCGGCACCAACCTCCATCTCATGCTGCCCTTCGTGCGCACCCTGGAGGAGGCCCGCTCCATGAAGCGCTACTTGGCGCAGGTGCACAATTTGCGCTCGGGCGATCAGGGGCTCAAGCTCATCCTCATGAGCGAAATTCCGAGCAACGCCATTCTCGCCAAGGAGTTCATCAAAGAGTTCGACGGATTCTCCATCGGCTCCAACGATATGACCCAGCTTGTCCTGGGCACGGACCGGGACAACTCGCGGTTGCGTCACATCTACGACGAGGAAGACCCGGCGGTGGTATGGGCCATCCTCACCACCATCTTTACGGGCCAGAAGTACGGCAAAAAGATCGGTTTCTGCGGCCAGGGGGTTTCCAACTCCAAGATCGTGCGCGGGCTGGTGTGCATTGCGGGCATTGTCTCGGCCTCGGTGGTGCCGGACACCTACCAGCAGACCAAGTTCGACGTGGCGGAAGTAGAGGCGGAGAACATCCCCGTGGAACGCTTGGGCGCGTGGATCTCGGAACAGCACTTGGCCCGGCTCCACACCTTGATGCAGGAGAACCACTACGGACATATCCTCAAGAAGAACACCTCCGCCGCGGACCTCATGGACTGGTATGAAGGCGAGCTCGCCCGGCTCCACGAGCAACTCCAGAACCATTTGGGCACGATGAAGGAAGACTTCTACCGTCAGGAACTCAATAGTTTCCGGCGTATCTTCCACAAGCCGGTGATTTACGCCAATTGGGACTGGGCACGCACGGTGGAGGATGCCCTGCATCAGGCGGGCTTTGCCTCCTTTGCGGAGCAGGCGGAAGCCCTTGCCCGGCAGCGCGAAACACAATGGTAG